In the genome of Terriglobales bacterium, the window GAATCCAGGCGGCCGCGCCAGTAGCCACGCAGGTTCCAGTAGGTGCCGTTGATGCGGGTGACGTCGGCGCGGAGCACCATGCCGAAGCTCGACGAGCTGGCGCCGCTGGCATTGTGCAGCGTGCTGTAGTCGAAGCCGACCCGGCCGCGCGCCTGGTTGATCTCCGGCAGCGGGGGGCGCGGGACCTCCTCGCGCGCTTCTTCGTCGAGCGGGTCGCCCTCGGAGAAGCTGACCACGGCGGGATACTGCCGCGTGTTGCTCAGGGTGCGGCGGGTGACGAGCGCTTCGACCTCGTCGCGCGGGAGCGTCGCGAAGTCGCCGGCGACCAGCTGGCGGGTGGCGGACTCGATCTCGCAGACGGCCGAGGTCGCGGCGACGCTCGCGACTTTCAGGCGCGCGACGATGGGTGCTTCGTCGTCGGGGACGTCGGATGAGGCGCTCGCCGGCGCGGCCGAGGACGGCGAGACCTTCACCACCAGCTTCATGCCCTCGCTAAGGCCGGCGTTGCGGCCGCCTTCCAGGTAGACGGCATCGCCGGTGACGTAGCGAACGCGGAAGCGCACTCGCATCGGCTCCTCCGGCGACTGGGCGAGCGCCGCCGTGGAGAGCAAAGTCAGGAAGAGGATGGAGAGCGAGCGCATGTCAGTCGGCGGTCCCGTTGCGATGGCAGGTGTAGCAACTGGTCGGGGTGTAGGAGTATCCGCTGACGCCGGTGTGGTGCGGATCGGTCTGGGCGCGGTCGTGCGTGTGGCACGTGATGCAGGAGAAGACGGCGAAGTTCGACGAGTTGGTGTGGCAGTCGGCGCAGCTCGTCCACTTGCCGGCGTGCGTCCCGCTGTAGATGGGGAACCAGGTGTGGTTGAAGGTGGCGCCCGACCAGGTCGTGGTGTTGTGGCACGTCTGGCAGGTGGTCGGGAAGGCAGCGGCGACGTGGTTGGGGTTCGTGGTCGAAGTGAAGGCCGCCTTGTGGCATGCGTAGCAGTCGGTCGGCGTGCCGGCGAACTGGTTGTTGATGTGGCAGCTCGTGCACGGCGTGTTGACGTGCGCTCCCGTAAGCGTGAAGCCGGTGAGGCTGTGATTGAACGAGGCCGGCGTCCAGGCCGAGGTCGAGTGGCAGACGGCGCAGTCGGTGGGGAAGCCGGCCGCCTTGTGGTTCGGGTTGGTGGTGGCGTCGTACTGCTTCTGATGGCACGAGGAGCAGGCCGAGCTCAGGCCGCTGTAGTTGCCGTTCACGTGACAGGTGGCGCACGTGAGGTTGCTGTGCGCGCCGGTGAGCGCGAAGCCGGTCTTGCTGTGGTCGAAGGAGGCGGGCGTCCAGGCGGTGGTCGCGTGGCAGATGGAGCAGTCTTTCGGGAAGCCCGCGGTGACGTGGTTCGGGTTGGTGGTCGCGTTGTAGTCCTTGAGGTGGCAGGACGCGCAGTCGGTCGGCGTGCCGCTGAAGTTGCCGTTGGCGTGGCAACTGTTGCAGTTCAGGTTGGCGTGGCCTCCGGTGAGCGGGAAGCTGGTGAAGCGCGCGTGGTCGAACTTCGCGTCGAGCCAGGTGGCGGTGCTGTGGCAGATGGCGCAGTCCTGCGGGAACTTCGCCTGCACGTGGTTGGGATTGGTGGTGGCGTTGAACTCCCTGGCGTGGCAGGCGAAGCAGTTGGCGGGCGTGCCCTTGAACCTGTTGTTGACGTGGCAGGCCGCGCAATCGAGCGTGGCGTGCGTGCCCGTGAGGGCGAATCCGGTGAAGCGCAGGTGATCGAACTTCGCGCCCAGCCAGGTGTCCATGGAGTGGCACGCGGTGCAATCGGTCGGGAAAGCGCTGTGGTCGACGGGCGCGCTCTTCGCGTCCTTGGCGTGACAGGAGTAGCAGACCGTGCTGAGACCGGGGAAGACGCCGGCAGCGGCGCTCTTGTGGCAATCGCCGCACTGCGCGGTGGAGTGCCCGCCGGTCAGCGGGAAGCGGTTGAAGTGCTTCTGGATGTCGTCGATGGAGACGCGCCAGCCGTTGACGGTGTGGCAGCGCTCGCAGCTCTTGCCGTTCTGTCCGCGATGGATGTCGGCGTGGCAGGCGGAGCAACTCTTGCCCACGTCGGTGAAGACCAGGCTGGCGTGGCACTGCATGCAGCCGACCTTGGCGTGCATGCCACGCAGCGGATAGCGCGTCTTGTCGTGATCGAACTCGGGGATGGCGCGGATCGGCTTCCATCCCGTAAAGGTGTGGCAGTTCTCGCAGCGGATGGCAAGCGGCCCGTGCGGGCTGCGCACCGAGGCGCGCGGGATGCCGCCGCGCTCCTGCGCGCGCAGCGCGAGCCCCGCGCAACCCAGCACGGCGACGATCGTCACGAACGCGAGCGCTAGCCGGCGCATGTGTCCCTTCCCACCCGGCGTATGGAATGCAATCCAGCAGCCAGACTGCCGGGGCCATGGACCTTCGAGTCGTTCTGCCTGAGATCCATCACTTCCCTCACGAGCCACCGGCGACGGCGCCGTTGCCGTGGCAGACGTCGCAACGGACCGGCGTGGGCTTGTAGAACAGGACCTGCTCGCCCTCGATCTCGCGGCGCAGGACGTGGCAGCGCTTGCAGGCGACGTTCTCGTGCGCGCCCTTGAGCGAGAAGGCGAACTTTTCGTGGTCGATGAGCGACGGCCGCCACTTCATCGCGGTATGGCACTCGGCGCAGCGGGTCACGCGGCCGGCGCCGGCGAACTGCGCGCCGTGCGGGTCGGCGTGGCACTCCTCGCATTGCGAGGGCGCGGCGCGGAAATCCACCGCGAGCAGCTTGCGCTCCAGGTTCGGCGGGCGGTGGCACGACTCGCACGCGACCGCGCGGTGCGCACCGGCGAGCGCGAACTTGGTCGAGCCGTGGTCGAAGCGGACCAGGTCGTTCCACGCCTTGGTCGAGTGGCAGGCTTCGCAGCCGGCGGCCTTGCCGTCCGCGGCGATGCGCAGCATGCGCGCGGCGAATTGCCCCTTGTGGGGATCTTCGTGGCAGGTGGTGCAGTTGAGCGAATCGAAGTGGTAGGCGGCGACCTCCAGCTTGCCGCGCGGCTTGTGGCACTCCATGCAGGCGACGGCGCGATGTGCGCCCGTGAGCGGGAACCTCCCCTGGTCGTGGCGCACGAGCGTGAAGCGCGTGAGGTGGAAGCTGCGCTCGTCGTGGCACTGCTCGCAGCGGTTCAGCAGCGGCGCGGCGGCGAACTGCGCGCGATGCGCGTCGGCGTGGCAGTCGAGGCACTGGCCGAACTTCACCTTGAAGCGCGTGGCCTTACCGGCGGGGGCGTGGCACTTCGCGCACGCGACGGTGGCGTGCGCGGCGCGCAGCGGGAAGCCGGTGCGGTCGTGCTCGGCGAGCGCGAACTTCGCCGGCTTGAAGCCCTCGACGGTGTGGCAGCCCTCGCAGGCGGCGCCGCCGGCGCGGGCGACGAACTGTCCGCCGTGCGGGTCGGGCTTGTGGCAGCTCGCGCAGGTGTCGTGCGCGATGGGCGTCTTGAAGTCGGCGGCGCGGTGGCAGCTCTGGCAGCCGACCTGGAGGTGCTTGCCGAGCAGCGGAAAGCCGGTCTTGCCGTGATCGAAGCGCGCGACGAAGCTGGTCTGTTTCCATCCGCCGGTGGAGTGGCAGGACTCGCAGGTCTGCTGCGCGAAGGCGGCCTTGTGCGGATCGCTGTGGCAGGCGGAACAGCGGTCGAAGCGCAGGCCGGTGTAGCGGATGGCGCCGTCCGGGCCGGGCGTGTGGCAGCTCTCGCAACGCACCTGGAGGTGGTCGCCCGTGAGCGGATAGCGCGTCTTCGCGTGGTCGAAGCGCGGCTTCCAGGTCTGCTCGCCATGGCACTGCAGGCAGTTCGCGCCGAGCTGTCCCTTGTGCTTGTCCTCGTGGCAACTGGTGCAGGTGCGCGACAAGCCGAGGAAGCTGTGTGCAGGATTCTTCAGCAGAGACCGCTCGGCGGCGACGATGCGCTGCGTGTTGTGGCACTGCGTGCAGTCGAGCGCTGCGTGCTTCCCTTCCAGGTTGAAGCCGGTGGTGGCGTGCTGGAAGGCGCGCTGGTCCCAGTGGATGACCGCGAAGTCCTCGCCGTTGTGCTCGGAGTGGCAGTGGATGCAGGCCTTGCTGTCGGCGCCCACGGGGACGTAGCCGGCGTGCAGGCCGCGGCGCTGCTCCAGCCGCACGGCGATCTCGCGATGGCAGTCGAGACAGCGGAACTTTGCTGCGCCCGCGGAAACGGCGTGACACTGCGTGCAGCCCGCCGGTCCGCCCAGCGCTCGATGAGCCCGGGAAAGCGGGCCCGGCGAGAGCTGGGCAGCAGCGGGCAGCGACAGCACACACAGGAGCCCAAGGGCCAAGCCGGGGAGAACTCCTGGGTGACCCAGCCATTTCGCGGCGCACACGATTCCCTGCCGCGTGGGCGCGAAGAGACTGCCCGCCACTCGGCTGTGATGTCGAGATGCAGTACCGGTCGCCAACGAGGTCCCCTGGCCTGGTACTCGAGTAAAGGCAGTCCGGCTGCCAAAGTGACCGGGGAAAAGTGGCGGTTATGCGCGGGGAAAATGACGCGCGGGTCGAGCAGCTGGGTCCGATGAACCCAGGTTGGGGCCGGGAAAGGCCCAGCTAGTCGGGGTCCTCCGGCTTCTCGGTTCCCTGGCGCTCGGAGTCGCGCTCTCCACGCTCTGACTCGCGACCGGGGGTGCGCCGCTGATCGTCGTCGAACAGATAGCTGCGGTCCGGGCGTTCCGGCAACTGGTCGCGCTGCACGGTGGTGTGGAAGCCGGGGCGCAGCAACACCGGCCGATCGGGCGCGAGGAGCGACGCGACGGCGACGAGCCCGTCATGGACCTCGACGCGGGTCTTCCCTTTCTCGTTCACCGAGACATCGAACTCGGTGCCGCGCACGGTGATGACCGCTGTCGGAGTGCCCATGCGGAACGAAGGCGCGCTGCCGGTGCGCTTGCGGACCTTGGCGTACACACGGCCGAGCAGCAGGTCGATGAGGCGCGCGAGGGCGCCTTCAGGAGCCTTCACGACCACGCGGCTGTTCTTGCGGATGAGGACCTGGGAGCCGTCTTCGAGATGAAGCAGGGCGCTCCCCTTGCGGATCTCGAGGATGGTCTCGGGCGCGAGCACCTGGCCGCGCTGCGGCTTGGCGGCGGCGGCGTTGGGCGGCTGCACGGTCACCTCGCCCTTGATGTCGTCGATGGTCGCGGAGCCCGCGACGAGTGTTGCGGGTTCGGGGGTCTGGGCCGCGGGCAGGCCCGCGGCGAGCAGCACCACGAGCGCGACGAAAAGCGCGCGTATCGGTCTCATGCGATTCCTTTCGCGGCGAGCGCGACGGCTAGCGGCAGCCGGATCTCGAACAGCGTCTCGCCGCGCATGGTGGCAGCACGCACCGTGCCGCCATGCTGTTCGAGGATGCGTTGCACGAACGTGAGTCCCAGCCCGGTGCCGGGCGCGGCGCTCTCCGCCGCGGCGGTGCGGTAAAACGGGTCGAAGAGGCGCGGCACCAACTCGGGCGGGATCTCGCGGCCGCGGTTGTAGACGCCGAGCACGGCGTCGTCGCTCTCATGCGAGCAGACGATGCGGATGTCGGTGCCGGGATCAGCGTACTTGAGCGCATTGCTCACCAGGTTCAGCACCGCGCCGGAGAGCAGCGAGACGTCGCCCCGCACCGTGCAGGCGGCGGAGACGGCCAGCGAGAGGCGCATCCCGGCGGAATCGGCGAGCGGTTGCAGCAGGTCCACGATGCGCTGCGCTACCGCGCCGAGCGACACTTCTTCCAGCCGCAGGGGACGCGCGCCGGTCTCGAGCCGCAACACGTCGAGGTAGCTGTTGATGAGCTCGAGCAGGCGGCGCGACTCGAGCAGGATGGTCCCGGGCGCCGAGGCCGCCGCCGGGACCCCAGGATGCTCGAGCATCAGCTGCGCGAATCCCTGGATGGCGACGAGCGGCGTGCGCAGCTCGTGCGTGACGAAGCCCAGCGCCTCGGCGCGCGCGCGGTCGCGCTCCAGCCGCGTGCGCAGGCTAGCCAAGCGCACGATAGTGCCGCCCGCCGGCGAGAGCGTGGTGGGCAGCATCGGCACGAGGTGCAAGGCGTAGAGTTCGTCGCGCACTTCGACTTCGGCCTCCGTGACGCCGGCTCCCAGCGCGAGCTCCGCGCGCAAGCGGGCAAGGTCCAGCGGCGGCTCCTGCGGGAAGGCGGCGGCGAACGCGCGATTGCGGAGCAGGAGCTCTCCCTGCGGGTCGAAGACCGCGACCGGGTCGGCGGTGGACTCCAACAATGCCTGGTGCAATTCGTAGGCCGAGCCCAGCTCGATCTGCAGCCGACGCAGCACCGCCAGCCGCCAGAAGAGGTCGTTGGGATGCCGGCCGGCAGGCTTGGCATGGCGCGCTTCCAGCCAGCGCTGCAGCTCCTCGAGCTGGCGCGCGACGCTGCGCTCCACCACCAGGAGGTCGGCGCTGTAGGCCAGCAGCGGCCCGAGCACGATCGCGAGCAGCGGCGCCCCGAAGGAAAGCAGGCGCGAGCCGAACAGGAAGACCCCGAGCCCGAACAGGTAGAACGCGGCGGTGGCGGCCGCGAGCGCCGGCAAGACACGCCACCCGACCGCGTGGCGCGAGAGCGTGACGATCGTCAGGCAGGTGGCGAACAGGAACAGCGCGTTCACCCACCACGGCAGGTCGAACAGGGAGCGCCCGGTGAGGATGCCGTCGAGCATCTGGGCGTGGACCTCGACGCCGGGCGTGGGCAGCTCGCCGCTGAAGGGAGTAGCGATGCGGTCGCCGAGCTCGGTGGGGCCGAAGCCGACCAGCACCGTGCGGTCGCGCACCGCCCCCAGGTCTGCGCCTTCCAGCACGGCGGCGGCGGAGATGCGGTGGAAGTCGGCGCGGCGGTAGGCGATGGGCACCAGTACCGGCTGCGCGATGGCGATCGAGCCGGGCGATTCCCGCTCGGCGATGCCGTAAGCGCGCAGGTAGCGCCCCGTGCGCGCGGGGTCGGCGAGGCGCGCGACCTCCACGGGAAAGGCCCAACGCGCGCCTTCGGGCGTGAGCTGCAGCGGCGGGAAGCGGCGGCAGACACCGTCGAGGTCCAGCACGGCTTGCGCGTGCCCGACGGCGGCGTGCTCCGCGAAGGCCGGCAGAGGCTCGATCCAGCGAGGCCCGTCGGGAAAGCGGCCGATCTTGTCCACCAGCACGGCCGTGCCGCCACTGCGCGCCAGCGCCGCGGCGAGCGCGCGGTCGGCTTCCGGGGTCTGCGGCTCGGCCAGCAGAATGTCCAGTCCGATGACGCGCGCGCCGGCGATGTGGATCCTTTCCGTCAGCTCAGCGAGCCGGGTGCGTGACCACGGCCAACGGCCGTAGCGCTGCAGGCTGTCGTCGTCGATGAGGACGAGCACGACCGGCGAGCGCTGCGGCGGCTGCGGCGCGGCGCGGAAGTAGGTGTCGTCGACGCGCAGCTGCCACTCGCGCGCCAGCGGCAGCAGGCTGAGCGCGCTTACCAGCAGGAAGAGCGATACCGCCAGGATGAGGTCGCGCCTTCCGGTGCGGCGTCGCGGGAATCGGCGGGTGGCGGCCATCAGTGCTTTTCCGGGGAATGCAGGTCGATGCCCAGGCGGCGGGCCTTCTTGTAGAGCGTCTTGCGCTCGACTCCGAGGCGGCGTGCCGCCTCCGACTTGTTGCCGCGAGATTCCGCGAGCACGCGCGCGATGTGCTCGCGCTCCATCTCCAGCAGGCGGTCGGGGCGAGGCGCTTTCGGGGACAGCGCGGCGGGCTCCTGCAGCCGGGCGGCCTCCCGCTCCACGTCGGCGCTGGTGATGCGCCCGGTGGCAGCGAAGACGGCGAGGCGATGGATGGTGTTCTCAAGCTCGCGCACGTTGCCGGGCCAGTCGAGGGCGGCGAGCCGCTCGACCGCGGCGGCTTCGATGCTGACGTTGCGCTCGTTGCGCTCGTTGAACTGCTGCAGGAAGTGCCGCACCAGCAGCGCGACGTCTTCGCGGCGTTCGGCGAGCGCGGGCACCTCGATGTGGACTGCGTTGAGGCGGTAGTAGAGGTCCTCGCGGAATCGACCCTCGCGGATGCATGCGAGCATGTCGCGATTGGAGGCGGCGAACACGCGGACGTCGACCGGGATGAGGCGGCTCGAGCCGACGCGCCGCACCTGCTGTTCCTGGATCACGCGCAGCAGCTTGCCCTGAAAGCTGAGCGTGGTGTCGGTGATCTCGTCGAGGAAGAGCGTTCCCTGGTCGGTGGTCTCCACCAGCCCCTTGTGGATGGCGGCGGCGCCGGTGAACGCGCCCTTCTCGTGGCCGAAGAGCTCGCTCTCGAGCAGCGTCTCGGTGAGCGCACCGCAGTTGACCGCCGTGAACGGGGCGCGCGCGCGGCGCGAGTGCTGGTGGATGGCGCGCGCCACGAGCTCCTTGCCGCTACCGCTGGGCCCGGTGATGAGCACGTGCATGTTGCTGGGCGCGACGCGCGCGATGATCTTGTAGACCTCGAGCATCTTGGGGCTCTTGCCGATGATGGCCGAGCCCTGCGGACCCGCCTCCGGCACGACGGTCGCGGCCGCGCGGCGGCGGCGATAAGCGCCGGCGCTCTCGCAGACCGCGCGCAGCTGCTCGAGCGAAAGCGGCTTGGCGACATAGTCGATGGCGCCTTCGGCGGTGGAGCGCGCCGCCGTCTCCACGCTGATGTGCGCGGTCATCACGACGCAGTAGAGGTCGGGCTGGATGGAGCGCAGGCGGCGCACCAGGTCGAGCCCGCTGACGTCACCGAGGTACACGTCGATGAGCGCAAGGTCGACCTCGTTCGCAGCGAGGAATTGCTCCGCCGGCGCGGGGCGCAGGAAGTCGTGGCAGTCGTGCCCCTCGGCGGTGAGCGCCGCCTTGATGTAAGCGCACGTGTTCGGCTCGTCGTCGACGAGCAAGACGCGCAGGGCACGCATCAGTTTTTCGCAGTCCTTTTCATAACTGTACTCTCGCGCGCACGAGAGTGCGGCGTACCGTCGGACATGCCCGAGCGGACGATGCGCGGTGTGTGGTGAAACGCAACAGTCCGTTTGGTCCGCCGCTTGCTTACAGACAAGCAGTCCAATGGCCACAACTCTGCCAGCCCCGAACCTTTCTTGCTGTGACCGCTATCACCCGCCGTTCGAAGGCCTGAAACGCGGGACGCCGACGCGCTGCTACGCGCCAGGCGCGTTGCTGTTCCACGAGGGGGCTGGCGCGCGCGGCGTGTACCTGCTGGCGAACGGACGGGTGCGGCTGACCGTCGGCTCCTCCGCCGGAAAGATGCTGATCCTGGGAACGGCGCGGCCGGGCGAGCTGCTGGGCGCCAGCGCGTGCCTGGCCGGGCAGGCGCATGCGACCAACGCGCAGGCGCTGACGGCGTGCGAGGCGCGCTTTCTCGCGCGCGAGGATTTCCTGCGCCTGGCGCAGAGCGACCATGCGTTCTGCCTGGCGCTGACGCGGTCGCTGAGCGAGGGCCTGCACGACGCGTGCCGCGGCCTGAGCCTGCTCGGGCTCTCGCGCAGCGCGGAGTCGCGGCTGGCCGGCGTGTTGCTGCGGATGCTGGAGGAGCGCGGCGGCGCGCGGCCGGCAAGCGCCGAGCTGCGGCTCACGCACGAGGCGATGTCACAGATGATCGACAGCTCACGCGAGACGGTTTCGCGGGTGCTCTCGCGCCTGCGGCGTGCCGGCGCCATCCGGACCGTCGGGACGAGGCTGACCGTCTGCGATCCCGCCTACTTGCACCGGCTGGCGAATGGCGAGCGCGGTTCGGGGAGCGTCCTACGTGGGACCAAGGAACTGGCCGCCATCGACGCGCAGGACCTGGCCGGTCACGCGCTTGCCGGCAGGCCCGCATAGATAAAGGACCGCGGAGGCGATGTCCTCGGGGTCGAGGAAGCTGCCGACCAGGCTTTCGGCGAGGGCGGCGTCGCGGATCTCCTGCGGCACCTTCTCGGTCAGCGGCGTGCGCACCCAGCCGGGCTCGATGACGTTCACCAGGATGCCGAAGCGGCCTGTCTCGCGCGCCACCGATTTCGCCATCCCGATGAGGCCGGCCTTGCTGGCGGAGTATGCGGCCGTGCCGAACTTGCCGCGCGAGCCGTTGATGGAGCCGATGAGCACCGCGCGGCCGCTGTTTCTCTGGCGCATGTGGGGGATCGCGGAACGCAGCAGGAGGAAGGCGCCGCGCAGGTTGACCGACTGTACGAGATCCCAGTCTTCCGGGGTGAGCTTCCACACGACCGCGTCGCGCGAGATGCCGGCGGCGTGGACGGCGATGTCGAGGCGGCCGTGCTGCTTGGCAACGTGCTCAACGGCCGCGGTGACCGAGGCTTCGTGGCGGACGTCGCAGTGCACGTAGGGGAGCTTCGCGGGCGGCGCGGCGAGATCCAGCGAATACGCGGTCGCGCCGGCCGCGGCGAGCGCTTGCACGATGGCGGCGCCGATGGCGCCCGAGCCACCGGTGACGATCGCGACTTGTCCCGCCAGTTCCTGCGGCATGGGCGTCAAAGATAAATCAGTCGAGGGCTTCGGCCATCGACTTCTTGTACCAACGCGGCTCGCGCTTCTCCAGGAAGGCCTGGATGCCTTCGACGGCATCGTGGGCCGCCATCAGCTCCTCGAGGTACATACCTTCGCAGTGCGGCAGGTCGTAGTCGACCGCGTGCAGGACGAGAGTGCGCGCGGCCAGCGCGGCGTAGCGCAGGCCCGTGGCCGAGCGCGGGACGAAATGCGTCTCGAGATGCGTGCCGACCAGGTCTTCGAGCCCGCCCGCGGGCGCGACCGCGGCGACCAGGCCCATTGCAAACGCGTCGTGCGCGGAGCAGCTCTCGCCCGTCAGCAGCAGCGTGGCGGCGCGCGAGGCGCCCACGCGCACCGGCAGGATCGCCGAGGCCGCCGGCGCGAATACGCCCAGCTTGATCTCGGGCGCGGCGAAGACGGCGGTGTCGTCGGCGAGGATCAGGTCGCAGGCCAGTGCCAGCTCGAAGCCGCCGCCCAGGCACTGGCCGTGTACGGCCGCGAGCACCGGGGCCGGCATGCGCACGATGCGCCCGATGAGCGCGTGCAACGCCGCGAGCGTTTCCGCGATGTGCTCCGGCAGATGCTCCTGCACGCTGGCGCCGAAGCTGAAATGCGGCCCCTCGGCGGCGAGCACTACGGCGCACAGCTCGCGCTGCGCGCAGCGGTCAAGGGCGGAGAACAACTCCGCGATCATCGCGCGGTCCACGATGTTCGCCTTGGGCGCGTTCAGCGTGATGCGCGCCGTGCGCTCGGCTTCGTTGAACTCCAGGCGGACCTTGCTGTAGCTCGTGGTCTCGGTCATTTTCCCGCCCCGGCCGGCGCCTTGGCGGTCCAGGGCGCGATCTCGGCGATGAGCTCCTCGCTCCAGCGCGCGCCCTCGGCCAGCCGCTGCCGCAGCTTGATGAAGTCGGCTTCGCGGTGGTCGCGGTCGCCGTGGTGGAACGCACGGAAGCCGGCGTTGGCCTCGGTCATCATGTTGAGCGCGAGCCAGGCACGGTTGGTCTCCTTGTTGCGGTCCCAGTGCTCGAGCTTGTGCTTGCGCAGGCTCTCGATGGTCTTTGCCAGGCAGTCGGGCATGGTGTAAAGCAGCTGCGTGCAGAGTCTCTCCACCGCCTCGTCGAGCAGCGCGAGGTCGACGGTGCAGCGTGCCAGCGTCTTCTTCCCTTCCTCTTTCGCCGCGCCGGTCCTGAAGTCGCCGAAGACGAAGCGGCCGTACTCGTCGAGCGTGCGCTCGCTCACGACCAGCGGGTTCGGGAGCCAGGCGCCGTCCAGGCGCGCCGCCGGGACGATCTCGGTGAGCCCGCCGAGCCAGTAGAACTTGTGCGCGCTCCACGGCTCGCACAGCGTGCCGGAGTACATCGCGCGCTCCATCCCGACGAACAGCGGCAGGAAGTCGGTGGAGCCGCCGTCGGGCGCGGAGCCGTGCCGCGGGCCGGCCTGGCCGAAGACTGCGAGGTCGCTGGCGACGGAGAAATCGCATGCCATGCCGATCTCCTGGCCGCCGCCGACGCGCATGCCGTTCACGCGGCAGATCACGGGCTTGTCGCAGGCGAGCACGGCCGAGACCATGTCGTTGAACAGCCGCATGTACTGGCGGTACTCCTGCGGCGCGCCGGCGTAGACCTCGGCGTACTCGCGCGTGTTCCCGCCGGTGCAGAAGGCGCGCGTGCCGGCGCCGGTGAGCACCACGCACACCGCGGCGCGATCGTTCGAGGCTTCGCGCAGCGCGAGGATGATCTCCTTGATCATCTCGGTCGTGTAGGCATTCAGCTCGTCGGGATTGTTGAGCGTGATCCAGACGTTGTGCAGGCCGGCGACGGGCTTGCCGGCGCGGTCGCGCGCGGGCCTGCGTTCCACCAGGATGTGTTGCGGCGTGAACGCCGCGGTGAGGTTGTGGTCTTTCATGGCTTGCCTCCGTTGCGCGAAGGTTTCAGGATGACGCGGCGGGTGAGCGCGTGATGTGCGACTGCCTCGAGCACTTGCGGGGCCTCGTCGAGCGGATGCGACTCGACGTAGGGCGCGAGCGCGACCTTGCCATCGAGCACGAGCTGCAACGCCGCCGGATACTGCTCCGGCGGGCAGCCCCAGTTGCCGCGCGCGGTGGCGTCGAGCGCCATCAGGTTCGAAAGCCGCAGCTCGGCTTTCTTCGGCGTGAAGCCGACCACGGCCAGGTAGCCCCCGAAATCGAGCAGGCTGAATGCCGTCTGCTGGCCGGCCGGGGTGCCGCTGGTCTCGAAGACTTTCGTGCCGATGCCGCGCTTGCCGCTCTCTTTGGCGAAGGCGCGCACGCGCTTCTTCAATTCTTTCTCGTCCAGCTCGCGCGCGTTGACGGCGAGCGACGCGCCGTGCTGCGCAGCGAGCGCGAGCCGGTCCGGCTCGACGTCGACCGCGACGACGGCCGCGCCACGCGCGGCGGCGATCTGCACGCCGAATCCGCCGACGCCGCCCACGCCGACGAAGACGGCAACGTCATCCGCGCTCAGTCCGGAGCGCCGGATCGCTTCGTAGGGCGTCGTCACGGCGTCCGCAACCACCGAGAGCATCTCGGCGGTCACGCCGGACGGCAGTTGTTCCGGCACTTCGCACAGCCCGCGCGCCGAGACGCGAACGTGCGTGGCGAAGCCGCCGTGGCCGTCGTTGCCGGGCATGAATTGTTTGGCGCAGATGGTCGGCCGCCCCGCCAGGCAGGCGGGACACTTGCCGCACGGGATCACCGCCGGCACGATGACGCTCTTTCCCATCCATCGCGCGGCGAGTTCGCCGGTCTCGACCACGCGGCCGCTGATCTCGTGCCCGAGCACGAGCGGCAGCGCGTGGCGCGTCGGCACGCCGTCGTAAGCGAAGCCGACGTCGGTGTGGCAGACGCCGCAGCCCGCGACTTCGATGACCACCTCGTCGGGCGCGGGCGCGAGCGCGAGCTCGCAGCGCGCGAGCGCAGCGCCGACCGCGGTCAGCTCATACCCGTAGGCCGGCTGCATGCGCTCCCTCCGTGTCTCTCGCCAGCAACCGCCGCGCGCCCAGGAGCGCCGCGCCCAGCGCGCAGACGTATTCGCAATCCGGCGGCACGTCGACCTTCACGTTCA includes:
- a CDS encoding FecR family protein, giving the protein MRPIRALFVALVVLLAAGLPAAQTPEPATLVAGSATIDDIKGEVTVQPPNAAAAKPQRGQVLAPETILEIRKGSALLHLEDGSQVLIRKNSRVVVKAPEGALARLIDLLLGRVYAKVRKRTGSAPSFRMGTPTAVITVRGTEFDVSVNEKGKTRVEVHDGLVAVASLLAPDRPVLLRPGFHTTVQRDQLPERPDRSYLFDDDQRRTPGRESERGERDSERQGTEKPEDPD
- a CDS encoding CHASE2 domain-containing protein, which translates into the protein MAATRRFPRRRTGRRDLILAVSLFLLVSALSLLPLAREWQLRVDDTYFRAAPQPPQRSPVVLVLIDDDSLQRYGRWPWSRTRLAELTERIHIAGARVIGLDILLAEPQTPEADRALAAALARSGGTAVLVDKIGRFPDGPRWIEPLPAFAEHAAVGHAQAVLDLDGVCRRFPPLQLTPEGARWAFPVEVARLADPARTGRYLRAYGIAERESPGSIAIAQPVLVPIAYRRADFHRISAAAVLEGADLGAVRDRTVLVGFGPTELGDRIATPFSGELPTPGVEVHAQMLDGILTGRSLFDLPWWVNALFLFATCLTIVTLSRHAVGWRVLPALAAATAAFYLFGLGVFLFGSRLLSFGAPLLAIVLGPLLAYSADLLVVERSVARQLEELQRWLEARHAKPAGRHPNDLFWRLAVLRRLQIELGSAYELHQALLESTADPVAVFDPQGELLLRNRAFAAAFPQEPPLDLARLRAELALGAGVTEAEVEVRDELYALHLVPMLPTTLSPAGGTIVRLASLRTRLERDRARAEALGFVTHELRTPLVAIQGFAQLMLEHPGVPAAASAPGTILLESRRLLELINSYLDVLRLETGARPLRLEEVSLGAVAQRIVDLLQPLADSAGMRLSLAVSAACTVRGDVSLLSGAVLNLVSNALKYADPGTDIRIVCSHESDDAVLGVYNRGREIPPELVPRLFDPFYRTAAAESAAPGTGLGLTFVQRILEQHGGTVRAATMRGETLFEIRLPLAVALAAKGIA
- a CDS encoding sigma-54 dependent transcriptional regulator, whose amino-acid sequence is MRALRVLLVDDEPNTCAYIKAALTAEGHDCHDFLRPAPAEQFLAANEVDLALIDVYLGDVSGLDLVRRLRSIQPDLYCVVMTAHISVETAARSTAEGAIDYVAKPLSLEQLRAVCESAGAYRRRRAAATVVPEAGPQGSAIIGKSPKMLEVYKIIARVAPSNMHVLITGPSGSGKELVARAIHQHSRRARAPFTAVNCGALTETLLESELFGHEKGAFTGAAAIHKGLVETTDQGTLFLDEITDTTLSFQGKLLRVIQEQQVRRVGSSRLIPVDVRVFAASNRDMLACIREGRFREDLYYRLNAVHIEVPALAERREDVALLVRHFLQQFNERNERNVSIEAAAVERLAALDWPGNVRELENTIHRLAVFAATGRITSADVEREAARLQEPAALSPKAPRPDRLLEMEREHIARVLAESRGNKSEAARRLGVERKTLYKKARRLGIDLHSPEKH
- a CDS encoding Crp/Fnr family transcriptional regulator, whose protein sequence is MATTLPAPNLSCCDRYHPPFEGLKRGTPTRCYAPGALLFHEGAGARGVYLLANGRVRLTVGSSAGKMLILGTARPGELLGASACLAGQAHATNAQALTACEARFLAREDFLRLAQSDHAFCLALTRSLSEGLHDACRGLSLLGLSRSAESRLAGVLLRMLEERGGARPASAELRLTHEAMSQMIDSSRETVSRVLSRLRRAGAIRTVGTRLTVCDPAYLHRLANGERGSGSVLRGTKELAAIDAQDLAGHALAGRPA
- a CDS encoding SDR family NAD(P)-dependent oxidoreductase, producing MPQELAGQVAIVTGGSGAIGAAIVQALAAAGATAYSLDLAAPPAKLPYVHCDVRHEASVTAAVEHVAKQHGRLDIAVHAAGISRDAVVWKLTPEDWDLVQSVNLRGAFLLLRSAIPHMRQRNSGRAVLIGSINGSRGKFGTAAYSASKAGLIGMAKSVARETGRFGILVNVIEPGWVRTPLTEKVPQEIRDAALAESLVGSFLDPEDIASAVLYLCGPAGKRVTGQVLRVDGGQFLGPT
- a CDS encoding enoyl-CoA hydratase/isomerase family protein; this translates as MTETTSYSKVRLEFNEAERTARITLNAPKANIVDRAMIAELFSALDRCAQRELCAVVLAAEGPHFSFGASVQEHLPEHIAETLAALHALIGRIVRMPAPVLAAVHGQCLGGGFELALACDLILADDTAVFAAPEIKLGVFAPAASAILPVRVGASRAATLLLTGESCSAHDAFAMGLVAAVAPAGGLEDLVGTHLETHFVPRSATGLRYAALAARTLVLHAVDYDLPHCEGMYLEELMAAHDAVEGIQAFLEKREPRWYKKSMAEALD